Proteins found in one Micropterus dolomieu isolate WLL.071019.BEF.003 ecotype Adirondacks linkage group LG12, ASM2129224v1, whole genome shotgun sequence genomic segment:
- the cdc5l gene encoding cell division cycle 5-like protein, translating to MPRIMIKGGVWRNTEDEILKAAVMKYGKNQWSRIASLLHRKSAKQCKARWYEWLDPSIKKTEWSREEEEKLLHLAKLMPTQWRTIAPIIGRTAAQCLEHYEYLLDKAAQRDNEEEVGDDPRKLKPGEIDPNPETKPARPDPVDMDEDELEMLSEARARLANTQGKKAKRKAREKQLEEARRLAALQKRRELRAAGIDVQKKRKKKRGVDYNAEIPFEKKPAQGFYDTSMEQYVGLEPNFKRLRQQHLDGELRNEQEEKDRKKDKQKIKKKKESDLPSAILQTSGVAEFTKKRSKLVLPTPQISDAELEEVVKLGVASEVARQAAEESESGNSASSALLSEYSVTNNMATGLRTPRTPAVQDRILQEAQNLMALTNIDTPLKGGLNTPLHESDFSGVTPQRQQIQTPNTVLSTPFRTPGQGQGQEGMTPQGVGAITPRGAVTPSLTPIRTPLRDKLNINSEDQLADPAFAKHMQRESLQQLRQGLMSLPVPKNDFEIVLPENAEKELEETETETGFTEDSADIEARKQAQRDAEREKELKLRHTPVQRALPRPTEVNESVLRPTSMEQLSDLQLAEELIKQEMITMLHYDCLHHPPANAASQLQRGKTRGPTSTSNNASHIAYLDTQPYKPVSTEEMEQAKVALVAEMEVVKAGMGHGDLSMEAYSQVWEECYGQVLYLPAQNRYTRANLASKKDRIESLEKKLDVNRGHMTAEARKAAKLEKKLKILLGGFQSRALGLLKQHNELWEQVEQAATELQTFTQLKKQEDAAIPRRKEALREDVERQMERERELQQRYGELLMEREALLNSAQKY from the exons ATGCCGCGAATTATGATAAAAGGAGGCGTCTGGCGCAACACTGAG GATGAGATCCTCAAGGCAGCGGTGATGAAATATGGGAAGAACCAGTGGTCCCGTATCGCCTCCTTGCTGCACCGCAAGTCTGCCAAACAATGTAAAGCCAGATG gtacGAGTGGTTGGACCCCAGCATCAAGAAGACAGAATGGtccagagaagaggaggagaagcttCTTCATTTGGCCAAGCTGATGCCGACTCAGTGGAGGACCATTGCTCCTATCATAGGACGCACTGCTGCCCAGTGTCTGGAGCACTATGAATACCTGCT agacAAGGCAGCTCAAAGAGACAATGAGGAAGAAGTGGGAGACGACCCCAGGAAGTTAAAACCAGGAGAGATTGACCCTAATCCTGAAACTAAACCTGCCAGGCCTGACCCTGTGGACATGGACGAAG atGAGCTGGAGATGCTGTCAGAGGCCAGGGCTCGACTGGCCAATACCCAGGGCAAGAAAGCCAAGAGGAAGGCCAGAGAGAAACAGCTGGAGGAAGCCAG ACGGTTGGCTGCTCTGCAGAAGCGCAGAGAGCTGAGAGCGGCAGGAATCGATGttcagaagaagaggaagaagaagagaggagttGACTACAACGCTGAAATTCCCTTTGAAAAGAAGCCAGCACAG gGTTTCTATGACACCAGCATGGAGCAGTACGTCGGACTGGAGCCAAACTTCAAACGACTCAGACAGCAGCACTTGGATGGAGAACTTCGCAA tgagcaagaggaaaaggatagaaagaaagacaaacagaagatcaagaagaagaaagagagcgaTCTTCCATCTGCCATCCTGCAGACCAGCGGTGTGGCTGAGTTCACCAAGAAACGCTCCAAACTGGTTTTACCTACTCCACAG ATCAGCGATGCTGAGCTGGAGGAAGTCGTGAAATTGGGTGTTGCTAGTGAGGTTGCCCGTCAAGCTGCTGAGGAGAGCGAAAGCGGAAACTCCGCCTCCTCGGCCCTCCTGTCAGAGTACAGCGTCACCAACAACATGGCGACGGGGCTACGCACCCCTCGCACCCCCGCTGTCCAGGACAGGATACTGCAG GAAGCCCAGAACCTGATGGCTCTGACCAACATTGACACTCCTCTAAAGGGAGGCCTCAACACGCCGCTGCACGAGAGCGACTTCAGCGGAGTGACACCTCAGCGCCAGCAGATACAAACACCCAACACTGTTCTCAGCACACCATTCAG AACTCCTGGACAAGGTCAGGGGCAAGAGGGCATGACCCCTCAAGGTGTAGGAGCGATCACCCCGCGCGGGGCAGTGACCCCAAGTTTGACCCCCATTCGCACACCGCTGAGAGACAAATTGAATATTAACAGTGAGGATCAACTGGCTGACCCTGCATTCGCTAAACACATG CAAAGAGAAAGTTTGCAGCAGTTGAGGCAGGgcctgatgtcacttcctgttcccAAGAACGACTTTGAGATCGTTCTTCCGGAAAACGCAGAGAAAGAActggaagagacagaaacagaaacagggtTCACGGAGGACTCTGCAGACATAGAGGCACGCAAGCAG gccCAACGTGAcgcagaaagagagaaggagctGAAGCTGCGACACACTCCCGTTCAGAGGGCTCTCCCCAGACCCACTGAG GTGAACGAGTCCGTCCTCCGTCCCACCTCCATGGAGCAGCTCTCGGACCTCCAGCTGGCGGAGGAGCTAATCAAACAGGAAATGATTACCATGCTGCACTACGACTGCCTGCACCACCCGCCAGCCAACGCAGCCAGTCAACTGCAGCGCGGCAAAACCAGGGGCCCCACCTCCACATCTAACAACGCGTCGCATATAGCGTACCTGGATACACAACCTTACAAGCCAGTCAGTACAGAGGAGATGgagcag GCAAAGGTGGCACTGGTAGCAGAAATGGAGGTGGTGAAGGCAGGAATGGGCCACGGTGATCTCAGCATGGAGGCCTACAGCCAGGTGTGGGAGGAATGCTACGGACAG gtTTTGTATCTTCCTGCTCAGAACAGGTACACCAGAGCTAACCTGGCATCAAAGAAAGACCGTATTGAAAGCCTGGAGAAGAAACTAGAt GTAAACCGTGGACACATGACAGCAGAGGCCCGTAAGGCAGCTAAACTGGAGAAGAAACTCAAAATCCTGCTGGGAGGGTTTCAGTCCAGAGCCCTGGGGCTCCTGAAGCAGCACAATGAACTCTGGGAACAG GTGGAGCAGGCAGCCACAGAACTCCAGACCTTCACTCAGCTGAAGAAACAAGAGGATGCTGCGATTCCCAGGAGAAAagag gCCCTGCGGGAGGACGTGGAGaggcagatggagagagagcgagaactTCAGCAGAGATACGGAGAGCTGCTGATGGAGAGAGAGGCGCTGCTGAACAGTGCTCAGAAATACTGA